A window of Hydrogenophilus thermoluteolus genomic DNA:
TTTGCAGGCCATTCCGAAAGGGCAGTATGAAGCGGCGCAGGCGCTGGGACTCAACTACTGGCAGATGATGGGGTTGATCATCCTGCCCCAGGCGCTCAAATTGGTGATCCCAGGAATCGTAAACACCTTCATCGCGCTCTTCAAAGATACCAGTCTGGTGATCATCATCGGCCTTTCCGACTTCTTCATGATCATTCACCGCGCCACTGTCGATCCGGCCTGGCTTGGCTTCGCCACGGAAGGGTACGTCTTCGCCGCAGCGGTCTACTGGATTTTCTGCTTCGGCATGTCGCGCTATTCGATTGCGCTGGAAAAACGGCTCAATACCGACCATCGTCGGTAATGGACGCAAGAGGAGAGTTCCAGATGAACGAAACGGCAACCGCCACTACGACGCCCAACCGGATCGCTTCGCACAAAACCGCGGAGGCGATGATCGTCATGGAGCACGTGAACAAGTGGTACGGTGACTTCCACGTGCTCAAAGACATCAACCTCACCGTTGCCCGCGGGGAACGGATCGTGCTCTGCGGCCCTTCCGGTTCGGGAAAATCGACCACCATTCGCTGCATCAACCGGCTGGAAGCGCACCAAAGCGGACGCATCGTCGTCGATGGCATCGAGCTTTCGGACGACGTGCGCCAAATCGAAGCCATCCGCAAAGAGGTGGGGATGGTGTTCCAGCACTTCAACCTTTTTCCCCACCTCACCGTGTTGGAAAACTGCACCCTGGCCCCCATTTGGGTGAAAAAGATGCCCAAAAAAGAGGCGGAAGCCATTGCGATGCACTTCTTGGAACGGGTGCGCATTCCCGATCAAGCGAACAAATATCCCGGTCAACTCTCAGGGGGGCAACAGCAGCGGGTTGCGATTGCCAGGGCGCTGTGCATGAAGCCGAAGGTGATGCTCTTTGACGAGCCCACCTCTGCGCTCGACCCTGAGATGGTGAAAGAGGTGCTCGACACCATGATCGAACTCGCGGAAGAGGGAATGACGATGCTGTGCGTCACCCACGAAATGGGCTTTGCGCGCACGGTGGCTGACCGGGTGATCTTCATGGACAAGGGCGAAATCGTCGAAGAAGCGCCGCCCGAAGTCTTCTTCACCAATCCGCAAAACGAACGGACCAAGCAGTTCCTGGGCCAGATCCTCAACCACTGATCCCCTCGAGCGCCACAAGCTTGTGGCGCTTGCCTTCTGTGAAGACGCGCCTACACTGTCCGCTATGGACAAAGGGCGCGATCGTTACTTGGTTGCCTACGACATTTGCGACCCTCGCCGGTTGGCCCGTGTCCACCGTTACCTCAATGGCTACAAGGTGGGCGGGCAAAAATCGGTCTATGAGGTGTGGGCAACGCCTGCAGAAATTGCCACGATCATTACCACCTTGCGCAAACTGATCGACGCAGAGGTCGATCGCGTGCATCTTTTTCGCCTTGACCCCCGGATGTCGATGCATGCCTACGGCATCCCAGTCGAGAGTTTTCCCAGCTACTTCGTGGTGGCATAAGGAGCAGAAGCATGAGTAGCCTCATCGTCGATCGCCGCGGCGTGCATTTGGCATTGGACGGCAATGCCATCGTCATCCGTGAAGACGAAGAACGGTTGGCAACCATCCCCATACAGCCGCTTTCCCGCGTTTTTCTCAAAGGGGATGTATCCGTCTCCGCAAACCTTCTGGGCAAATTGGGCGAGGCAGGCGTGGGGGTGATCATCCTAGCGGGAAGAAGGGGGAAACCCGCGTTGATGTTGGCGCGACCCCACAATGACGCGCGAAGACGCGTCGCGCAAATCCTCAAAGCGTTCGACGAACCCTTTGCGCTCGAATTTTCCCGAGCGCTTGTCCACCGAAAGTGTGAGGGGCAGCGCTACTTTTTGTTGGAACTGCGTCAGCGGTACCCAGGCGTGCGCCTGGAACTTACCCATGCCATCCGGCAAATCGAAAAAGCGGCAGTGGATGCACAAAGTGCCCAATCTATTGCCGCATTACGGGGCATCGAAGGGCACGCTGCGCGGTACTACTTTTCCGGGCTCAAAGCGGTTGTGCCGGATAGCTGGGGGTTTCATGGGCGGAACCGAAGACCACCGCGGGATCCGTTCAATGCGCTGCTCTCCCTCACCTATACCCTGATGCATGCCGAAATTGCTCTGTCTCTATTTGGTGCGGGGTTCGACCCATTCGTTGGGTTTTACCATGCGCTGTCGTTTGGCCGCGAATCGCTCGCTTCGGATCTACTGGAGCCCTTGCGCGTGGTTTGTGACCGCTTCTGTCTCGAGTTGATCCGGAACGAAACCGTTCGCAAAGAACATTTCAGCCAGACCGAAAGCGGGTGCCTTCTGGGTAAGGCGGGGCGGCAACATTTTTACGGTGCGTATGAACACGCTGGCAACGACTTGCGTTCAGCTATTGAGCAAGAGGTAGAATGGCTTTCCGATTGGCTCAAAGCCGCCGAAGAACCTTTGGCTGCAGCAGAGGAAGCTTGGGAGGCATTTGCTTCAGCAAGCGACAGTTCGGTAGCTTCAGACCCGCTCGAGTGAGTGGTTCACGATGGCAACTTTTCTGATCTGCTACGATATCACGGACCCCAAGCGGCTGGCACGGACGCACCGCTATTTCACACGCGTGGCTACCCCCATCCAGTACTCCGTCTTTATTTACCAAGGCGATGAACGGAGTTTGCGTAGAATCATGGAACGCGCCGTTTGCCTGATCAACCCCAAAAAAGATGATCTGCGGTGCTACCCATTACCCGCGGGAGGATGGCGTAAGCGAATCGGTCGGGCCGTGTTGCCGGAAGGGATCCATCTCAGTGTACTGCCACCAGATCTCTGAAGTACAATTAATTTTGTTTGCTCCTTGACAATTTGGTTTATCCAATGTCGCACAACCAACTGTACAAAACACACGTAGTCAAAGTGGTTAATTTTTTGGGAACAGTGGTTGTAACCCATTGTTCCAAAAAGCAGAAAAATGTGGATGCTGTTGGAATCATGCCCTGATTGAGAAGGGATTAAGACCCGCTCTCCAGGGCGAAGGTAATACTGCGTCTCTGGTTGGAATCATGCCCTGATTGAGAAGGGATTAAGACACAAGGACGGGAAGAAACTGGTGCGCTTGTTCTGCGTTGGAATCATGCCCTGATTGAGAAGGGATTAAGACGGTTCCATCCTCACTCAAACCACCGATACGCGCAGTGTTGGAATCATGCCCTGATTGAGAAGGGATTAAGACGTCAATCCCTTTCCATTCCTCATGTTTTTCCATGTTGGAATCATGCCCTGATTGAGAAGGGATTAAGACGGCCGTTGCCTTGCGGATGACGTCCACAGATGCAGGGTTGGAATCATGCCCTGATTGAGAAGGGATTAAGACAGCGCGCTAACGGGAATTATCACGCAAACCTCGTGGTTGGAATCATGCCCTGATTGAGAAGGGATTAAGACGCGATTCGACAAAGCATGTGCGTGCGTTTTCAAGTTGGAATCATGCCCTAATTGAGAAGGGATTAATTTGATTGTGTCAAAAAAACGCTATACTTTTTTTTCCGATTTGATTTCTGAAGGGACATTCCGATGACCCTCGCCGGCGAACTCGAATCCTACCTCACCCGGATTGCCAAGGTGCTGGGACACGCCGATCGTCATGCGGGGTTCAAGGACTACTGCCGCGGGCTCCTTTTGCCGATTGCGCGCAAAAGCATCGAACCGATTGCCGCGCAGATCGACCCCGAGCGGGTTCAAGCCAAGCATCAGGCGCTACACCACTTCGTGGCGAAATCTCCGTGGTCGGACGAAGCGGTATTGCGCAAAGTGCGCGAAATCGTCTCTCCGTACCTGCACTTGATGAGGCGTGCTACTGGATCGTCGATGAGACTGGGATCCCCAAACAGGGTCGCCACTCGGTGGGCGTTGCCCGGCAATACTGCGGGCAAGTGGGCAAGACCGAGAACTGCCAGGTTGCCGTGTCGCTCTCTGTGGCAAGCGAGAAAGGAAGCCTACCGATTGCTTTTCGTCTTTACCTGCCGGAATCGTGGGCCAATGACCCTGAGCGACGCAAAAAGGCGGGGGTACCGGAAACGGTGACCTTTGCCACGAAGCCTGAGATTGCGCTTGCACAAATTGCGGATGCGCTTTCAGCAGGCGTTACCCCTGGGGTGGTGCTTGCCGATGCAGCCTATGGTGACAGCACGGCGTTTCGCGACCGACTCACCGAGTGGGGTCTTCGCTACGCGGTGGCGGTGCGGGAAGCGACCACCGTCTGGCCACCTGGGGTAGAACCCTTACAACCGGAACCGTACACAGGACGGGGGCGGCCGGCCAGAAACCTGCGTCGTAGCCCCGGGCACGAACCGGTATCGGTCAAGCGGCTTGCCGAGAGCCTACCGCAGAGCGCCTACCGGACGGTCACCTGGCGCGAAGGCAGCAATGGGGTGTTGCGCTCACGCTTTGCGGCGGTGCGGGTACGAGCCGTGCACCGCGACTATTGGCGCGCTACCCTTCGCGAACCCGAGTGGCTGCTCATCGAATGGCCGGAAACGGAAAGCGAACCGAGTCACTACTTTCTGAGCACCCTTCCTCAGAGCTACTCATTGACGCAGCTGGTTCATACCGTCAAGATGCGCTGGCGCATCGAGCGCGATTACCGCGAACTCAAACAGGAAGTGGGGCTTGGCCACTACGAAGGGCGCAACTGGCGTGGGTTTCACCACCACGCCACGCTCACGATCGCCGCCTACGGCTTTTTGCTCCTGCAACGACTCAAAGGCTGGGATAAAAAAAACGGTCTTTTCCCACAAGCGCCTGCCTTACCCCACTGGTACGTCCCCCGGGGAAGCCCCAAGAGCACAACGCCACGTACCCGACTCGATCGCAACGATTCGTCATCGGATCACCCAAGCCATCGCCCGAGGACTCCTGCGATGTCCGTGCTGTGGGAGAACGTGTAGGTAGGAGGTGTGAGAGTGAAAGGTTTTTGTGACACAGTCAAATTAAGAGGGTGATGAAGAAAAATTTTTTGACACAGTCAAACTAAATTGAGGGCATAAAACAAAAAAACACCTGTTTGAACAGGTGTTTTTTTGTTTGGCTGTTTTTTTGTTATGTTTCGTTCGAAATTGCGCCAGGGCATTTCTTCTGTATTGCTACCTGTTGAAGCGCTTCGTACTCACCTCTGAGTCTAGCATATTCAGTTTCTTGTTCTTTGGTTCCACCCAGAGCAAACAATGCTGGCCAAAAAAGAATCAGTCCCACGCCTGTGAGAATTTTGTCGTTTTGCGCTGCTTCGTCCAAACGCCCAGCTAGCTGTAAAGCTCGGTTTTGTACGCGCTGCATTTCTGCCGTGATCTGTTCACAGTCGAATTGTTGATATTGTAGCGGTGAAACCTTTTGCCCATACGTGATAGCGCTTGTTGATACCACAAGCTTGTGCTAGCTGGCTGTGAACAGGCATGAAGAGGGTTGATGCTTTCTTTTTGCTTTTCTTTTGAACGAGGAGGAAGAATGGAGTTGTGCCTTTATTGGGAATGTGGCTTGTTCGGGAATTACGAATGCGCAAGCGTCAGGTGGTATTTTCCTAGACCAAAGGTGGCTTCTTTACCCACATGAACCCACTGCCCCAAATGAAGGAAAGGAGCAAAAGGGGTGAGGTCGCCCATGAGTTTCCATGTGCCCACTACGCCGCCTAGCGCCATGTGTTTTTTCTGTCGGGTGGAGTAGCGCGTCCAATCGTGCCAGCGTAATTGGGTTTCGCTGGTGATGAGGTTCGCTTGGTTTGCTAGTGCTTTGAGGTCGAGCACGAATGGTTCGTTTCCGTGGTAGGCGTTGAGCAGAGCAATGCGACGAATTAAAGCGGTAAGGAGTTTGCGTGCGGTGTGCTCTTCCCGAGTAGCTCGTCGACCGTTGGTCTGCAATCGCAGCGGTGTGTGAAACTGCAACGTGACCGTCCCGCGCAGATCGGGTGTTTTCGGAATGGCGGGATCATGCGGTTTGAGAGCCTTGCCCGGTGCTTCGAGCACGATGGTTTCGGTTTCGCCCATATGGATGGCTCGCAAAAGTTCCGCCGTACCGTCACCGCTGCCAACGCCGCGCCGGAACGCTTTGACATAGGCCCACAGGATGAGAGAGAGATGTTCCAGTGCGCGACCAACGAGTACGATATGAAAGGAGAAGCGTTCGCCCGGTATATAACTGCGTTTGCCCATTTGCGGAGGCTCGATCACGTAGGGGCGTGGCACGTGTGTGAAATTCTGCAAAAAGGATGCGCGGCGCTGATGCGGGCGCGTCTCGAAGATCGCTGCATAAGGGCAGGTATCGAGCAGCGGGCAGTTGTCACATACAGGTAAGCGCGTCATGCAGCAGATTGCGCGCAGTGCGCTCCCCCATGCGCCGCGAAGCGTGGAGCCAGCGTAGGCTGGCAGGTGCAAGTCCTTCGTGACTTCGAACTCGAGGCGGTAGCGCGCCACGGGAAGGGCGATGTCTGGAGCGTTCATGGGGTGTTGGTCAGTCGATTCAAGGTTGCTTCAAGCTCACGCGCAAGTTGCTGCGGGTTGCGCAAAAGCTGGGCGTGGCGGGCGTGGCTTGGCGGTGTGCCATGGGCACAGGAATTGCGCACATTTTTGAGCAGCCAAAAAGCTTCCCGTTTCCAATCAGGGTGCAAACCGTCCCGTGCTTGTTCTTGAAACCGTTCGTCGGCAGCTTTTCGCTGTGCGAAGTCAAGAGGGTCACCATCAGCGGTTTCCACTTCACGGGCAAGGAACGCTTCTAACCCAAAGATGCTGGCTCTTAGGGTGTCGCCGCGCTTCAGACTCTGAAGGGCAAGTCGGCGTAATTTTTCCGAAAGGGTGCTTTCTTGACTCCAGCGCAGCGCTTTAAGTAGGCGTGCCCGGAAAAGTTCTGATGCGCCCGAAAGCGGCTCGCCAAGCTGCTTTAGCACAGGTTGTAGGCTTTTGGCCGCATCATTGACGTTAGTGACCATGAGCAATTGCCACGCACGTTCGAGCGCATCCGCTGCCGTGCGGGGGAAGCCATCTTGGACCAGCAGCGGCGCGAAGCGGGAGAAGTCGCCGCTGGCTTCATAGGCTTCGAATGCCTCGGCCCATTCTTGTAGGTGTGCCAGCCCGTCGAGTGTGACCACGGGTGTGACGCCATTGTGCGTCATGTCGAGGGCGCCGTAGTAGAGTCCGTGCACGGTAACGCTGCGCGCGTGGACAAGATAGCGGGCTGCGGCAAAGCCCAACATCGCCAAGTGGCGAAAACCGTGGGTAAGGTCCAGCACGACGCACTCACCTTGATGGAGATGATCGGCCAGCCGGGTAAGGACTTCCTGCTGTTCTGCGAAAGTGGCACAGGACGGAATGAGCAGACTGGCAACGGGTCGTCCGAGCTGTGCCGCCATCGAAGGCGCAACGTCATCGAGTAGGGACTGGGTGACGCGACTTTCCTTCACGGCATCGAACAGTTCCAGACGGAGTTCATCCGCGGCGTGGTCACCTGCGACGTTTTCCACCAGCAGGTCCCACATGCTCGATTCGGTGCCCAGCAGGATGACGCGCTCGGCTGCAAGATGCTCGGCCAGTGCCAGGCCTAAGTAGGCGGTTTCGTGAATGGTGCCGTCCGGCATGCGGTAGCGGGCAGTGCGGTATCCGGTTTTGCTGTCGAGTTGGCTTTTGCCGAGAAAGGAGATCAGGGTGGTCATGATTGCGGTCACTCCTGCGCGATGTGATAGGCCTCTAAGCGGGCACCGTAGCGTTCGAGGTCGTCGGCGGAAAGTTCCAGGCCGCGTGCTTCAGGTGGTAAATCGAGTGATAAGTGGAGATAGCGCGCTTTACGTGCACAGACCTGTGCGGCCAAATGTACGGGCAGGGTGCCGATCACGGTGTCGCCTGCCTGGACCTCATCCGGATCGAGATGCGCCACTTGCCGATCTACCTTCAACCCTTGTCGCGCAGCCCATGCTACCGCACCGGGGTGACGGGAAACGAACCAGATCGTGCCTTCTGAAGTTTCCGGTTTGGTTGCTAGTTGGGCCTGTTCGAAGGTGTCGAGAAAACGTTGCAGTTTTTCCCTGATCGTTTGCGGCGGCAAGGGTTGCTGACGAAACCCTGCGTGTTCGATATCGTTGCGTAGGCCAGCAAGTTCCCGTTCGGTATTGCCCGCCAAACTCATGCGTTTTTCGGCTTTCTCACGTTCTTGCTTGTCGAACGATTGGCCAGGGCAAGTGGCTTGCGATGTGGCATAGAGATTCACCCACCCTTCACGCAGTACGATGCCGGTTTCGGCATAGCGGCCAAGGGAGAGATACAGCCGGGCAAGGCTGGCCATGAGCGCTTTTCCTTCGTCTCCGGTAAGATCCGTCCGCTCAGGGGTAAGTGGTTCCACCATGGCGCGCATTGCATCGAGCACCCGTGCAACCGGGGGTAAATGCTGGGTGAGGTCGGCCTTGGCTTCGTCGATGGCTTGAAGGAGTTGCGCCGCTTTGGACGGTTTTCGACCATTTGACAGGAGTATCTGTCCGACCCGGACCGTGGTGAGCGATTCACTGAATTCACGAAGTGCCTTGGCGAAATTGTCGAGCTTCGGGCGTGGCCCTTGTTTGGTGCGCGCCCATTCGCAGGCCAGCTTACGCCCGAGTTCTTCGATGTGGGCTGCCAAATTCTCTGCCTGACCAGATTGCAGGAAGATGTGGATGTTTTGGGTGATGTCCAACAGTTCGACGAATGGGGTCAAATCCCAAACAGGTGTTTGGTTGTTTGCGTCACGGGCTTCGAAGGCACCGTAGACGACGCGCACAGATGACGTTTTGTTGCGGATGGTGCGCAAGAACGCG
This region includes:
- the cas1 gene encoding CRISPR-associated endonuclease Cas1, with translation MSSLIVDRRGVHLALDGNAIVIREDEERLATIPIQPLSRVFLKGDVSVSANLLGKLGEAGVGVIILAGRRGKPALMLARPHNDARRRVAQILKAFDEPFALEFSRALVHRKCEGQRYFLLELRQRYPGVRLELTHAIRQIEKAAVDAQSAQSIAALRGIEGHAARYYFSGLKAVVPDSWGFHGRNRRPPRDPFNALLSLTYTLMHAEIALSLFGAGFDPFVGFYHALSFGRESLASDLLEPLRVVCDRFCLELIRNETVRKEHFSQTESGCLLGKAGRQHFYGAYEHAGNDLRSAIEQEVEWLSDWLKAAEEPLAAAEEAWEAFASASDSSVASDPLE
- the cas6 gene encoding CRISPR system precrRNA processing endoribonuclease RAMP protein Cas6; the protein is MNAPDIALPVARYRLEFEVTKDLHLPAYAGSTLRGAWGSALRAICCMTRLPVCDNCPLLDTCPYAAIFETRPHQRRASFLQNFTHVPRPYVIEPPQMGKRSYIPGERFSFHIVLVGRALEHLSLILWAYVKAFRRGVGSGDGTAELLRAIHMGETETIVLEAPGKALKPHDPAIPKTPDLRGTVTLQFHTPLRLQTNGRRATREEHTARKLLTALIRRIALLNAYHGNEPFVLDLKALANQANLITSETQLRWHDWTRYSTRQKKHMALGGVVGTWKLMGDLTPFAPFLHLGQWVHVGKEATFGLGKYHLTLAHS
- the cas2 gene encoding CRISPR-associated endonuclease Cas2: MATFLICYDITDPKRLARTHRYFTRVATPIQYSVFIYQGDERSLRRIMERAVCLINPKKDDLRCYPLPAGGWRKRIGRAVLPEGIHLSVLPPDL
- a CDS encoding amino acid ABC transporter ATP-binding protein is translated as MIVMEHVNKWYGDFHVLKDINLTVARGERIVLCGPSGSGKSTTIRCINRLEAHQSGRIVVDGIELSDDVRQIEAIRKEVGMVFQHFNLFPHLTVLENCTLAPIWVKKMPKKEAEAIAMHFLERVRIPDQANKYPGQLSGGQQQRVAIARALCMKPKVMLFDEPTSALDPEMVKEVLDTMIELAEEGMTMLCVTHEMGFARTVADRVIFMDKGEIVEEAPPEVFFTNPQNERTKQFLGQILNH
- the csx2 gene encoding TIGR02221 family CRISPR-associated protein, producing MTTLISFLGKSQLDSKTGYRTARYRMPDGTIHETAYLGLALAEHLAAERVILLGTESSMWDLLVENVAGDHAADELRLELFDAVKESRVTQSLLDDVAPSMAAQLGRPVASLLIPSCATFAEQQEVLTRLADHLHQGECVVLDLTHGFRHLAMLGFAAARYLVHARSVTVHGLYYGALDMTHNGVTPVVTLDGLAHLQEWAEAFEAYEASGDFSRFAPLLVQDGFPRTAADALERAWQLLMVTNVNDAAKSLQPVLKQLGEPLSGASELFRARLLKALRWSQESTLSEKLRRLALQSLKRGDTLRASIFGLEAFLAREVETADGDPLDFAQRKAADERFQEQARDGLHPDWKREAFWLLKNVRNSCAHGTPPSHARHAQLLRNPQQLARELEATLNRLTNTP
- the cas2 gene encoding CRISPR-associated endonuclease Cas2, with product MDKGRDRYLVAYDICDPRRLARVHRYLNGYKVGGQKSVYEVWATPAEIATIITTLRKLIDAEVDRVHLFRLDPRMSMHAYGIPVESFPSYFVVA
- the csx16 gene encoding CRISPR-associated protein Csx16, with the translated sequence MKLISFLGTGKYESVCYHWEGKRYESRFVAEALARLSNVTSAVILATEGAEQTHGQALADAFANAAIDCQFKRIRNGQSPDELWDNFSILTDLLDTEEPALLDITHGFRSQPFFAGAVVAFLRTIRNKTSSVRVVYGAFEARDANNQTPVWDLTPFVELLDITQNIHIFLQSGQAENLAAHIEELGRKLACEWARTKQGPRPKLDNFAKALREFSESLTTVRVGQILLSNGRKPSKAAQLLQAIDEAKADLTQHLPPVARVLDAMRAMVEPLTPERTDLTGDEGKALMASLARLYLSLGRYAETGIVLREGWVNLYATSQATCPGQSFDKQEREKAEKRMSLAGNTERELAGLRNDIEHAGFRQQPLPPQTIREKLQRFLDTFEQAQLATKPETSEGTIWFVSRHPGAVAWAARQGLKVDRQVAHLDPDEVQAGDTVIGTLPVHLAAQVCARKARYLHLSLDLPPEARGLELSADDLERYGARLEAYHIAQE